In Candidatus Bathyarchaeota archaeon, one DNA window encodes the following:
- the proB gene encoding glutamate 5-kinase — MPQRLIVVKVGTIGITNSQGNLDLEQMQNLASQIVAATKQGDKIVLVTSGAVAAGIAELGIPPKPQDVAFQQAAAATGQSVLMAKYRDVFREYGVKVAQILLTAEDLSNRASYVHTCDVLGLLLKVGVVPIINENDVTSVDELMRTEGYKVNFSDNDLLSVLVAGAICADIIIILSDVDGLYTADPAKPEAKLIKTVETITTELKDSLSGKGKRGRGGIQSKIKAAEIATSCGIPMVIANSRQKNVILDILAGKDVGTNFKAQERLPAVKRWIAYGAAVKGKIRVNEGAKTAILEGSSLLPVGIVDVVGIFDEGDVVSLEDENGVEFARGNPNFNSSQLNQIRGLQVSEVQAKLGNNKPKEAIGHKSIHLIEEEE; from the coding sequence ATGCCTCAAAGATTAATCGTAGTAAAAGTTGGAACTATCGGCATAACCAACAGCCAAGGAAACCTTGACTTAGAACAAATGCAAAACCTCGCCAGCCAAATCGTAGCCGCCACCAAACAAGGCGACAAAATCGTGTTGGTAACGTCAGGCGCCGTAGCTGCAGGCATCGCGGAACTGGGCATTCCCCCTAAACCCCAAGACGTCGCATTTCAGCAAGCAGCCGCCGCGACAGGGCAAAGCGTGCTTATGGCAAAATATCGTGATGTGTTCCGAGAGTACGGCGTTAAAGTTGCCCAGATACTGCTCACAGCTGAGGATTTGTCTAATCGTGCCTCGTACGTTCATACTTGTGATGTGCTGGGTTTACTGCTTAAAGTCGGCGTGGTTCCCATCATCAACGAAAACGACGTAACCAGCGTGGACGAACTCATGCGTACGGAAGGCTACAAGGTAAACTTTAGCGACAACGACCTCCTGTCCGTTTTGGTTGCTGGAGCTATCTGCGCCGACATCATAATTATTCTCTCAGACGTTGACGGCTTATACACCGCTGACCCTGCCAAGCCCGAAGCCAAACTCATCAAAACCGTCGAGACAATAACCACGGAACTCAAAGATTCCCTAAGCGGCAAAGGCAAAAGAGGCAGAGGCGGAATACAAAGCAAAATCAAAGCCGCTGAAATCGCCACCTCCTGCGGAATCCCCATGGTCATAGCCAACAGTCGACAAAAAAACGTGATTTTGGACATTTTAGCTGGAAAAGACGTGGGCACCAATTTCAAAGCTCAGGAGCGGTTGCCTGCAGTGAAACGCTGGATTGCTTACGGTGCAGCAGTGAAAGGCAAAATCAGGGTTAATGAAGGCGCGAAAACAGCGATTTTGGAGGGTTCCAGTTTGTTGCCTGTGGGTATTGTTGATGTTGTGGGCATTTTTGATGAGGGCGACGTGGTAAGCTTAGAAGATGAGAACGGCGTAGAGTTTGCTCGGGGTAACCCTAATTTCAACAGTAGCCAGCTTAATCAAATCAGGGGCTTGCAGGTGTCTGAGGTTCAAGCAAAACTGGGTAATAATAAACCTAAAGAAGCAATAGGTCATAAGAGTATACATTTAATCGAGGAAGAAGAATAA
- a CDS encoding sodium-translocating pyrophosphatase, giving the protein MLIPLQSLTALTIDSPYIFWIAPIAGIIAVIASLILMNRIGKMSQGGAKAVEVGNAIREGAYAFLKRQYKTIGIITAVLFVLLWIALPTGPFGVGTAAAFLVGAVASLAAGYIAMDNATKANVRTVAAAKEKGAEAALKTAFYGGATMGMAVVGLSLLGVSFLFLLYGGFDAMFGGIADVTEAAELGRAAASGIVGMGFGASLIALFAQLGGGLYTKAADVGADLVGKVEAGIPEDDPRNPAVIADNVGDNVGDSAGRGADLFESATGENIGGMIIGGLISIATGNLIFLFFPLIARALGIFATFVGMPFVKLNEKEAKQPMKALRKGMLVTTVVAGILFFIATVFLLGNMNLFYCLLAGLAASVAIDYITDYYTGRDRGPVVKIARASETGSATNIITGFAVGLETTALPVVSLVIALITSYWFGTQFGMEIGIDPFIGGIYGTTLATMGMLAVMGMVLALDGFGPIADNAAGIAEMSGEGGAEETMEALDAVGNTTKALTKGFALGSALLAAQLLFQTYIEEVVAAVENGTLSPNAIPGIDLSNPVLAIDISNPAVLVAGFIGAMIPFFFSSQAISAVGKAAAEMVAEVRRQFKEIPGIMEGTGKPDYGKAVDISTKSALKGMVLPGIIVVVVPLIVGILMGPAAIGALVIGATLSAVPLALFMNTGGGAWDNAKKHIEAGNFGGKNSPAHQAAVVGDTVGDPLKDTAGPSLHVLIKLLSTLSIVFIPLFWNLLQLI; this is encoded by the coding sequence ATGTTAATACCTTTACAATCCCTAACTGCATTAACAATAGATTCTCCCTACATTTTTTGGATAGCCCCAATAGCTGGTATAATCGCCGTAATAGCCTCGCTTATACTCATGAACCGAATCGGCAAAATGAGCCAAGGCGGAGCTAAAGCGGTTGAAGTCGGCAACGCCATCAGAGAAGGCGCATACGCTTTCCTGAAAAGGCAGTACAAAACCATCGGTATAATCACGGCGGTGCTGTTTGTGCTGCTGTGGATAGCTCTGCCAACAGGACCGTTTGGCGTGGGCACGGCGGCAGCGTTTCTGGTGGGAGCAGTCGCGTCACTGGCGGCTGGCTACATCGCCATGGACAACGCAACCAAAGCCAACGTGCGAACCGTCGCGGCAGCCAAAGAAAAAGGCGCAGAAGCTGCATTAAAGACAGCGTTTTACGGCGGCGCCACTATGGGTATGGCAGTTGTTGGTTTATCACTTTTAGGTGTAAGTTTTCTGTTTCTGCTCTACGGCGGATTTGACGCAATGTTCGGCGGCATCGCTGATGTTACCGAAGCTGCTGAACTTGGCAGAGCCGCAGCAAGCGGAATCGTCGGCATGGGTTTTGGAGCATCACTAATCGCGCTGTTCGCCCAGCTTGGCGGAGGACTCTACACCAAAGCAGCTGACGTAGGCGCAGACCTCGTCGGCAAAGTTGAAGCAGGCATCCCCGAAGATGACCCAAGAAACCCCGCAGTAATCGCCGATAACGTCGGTGACAACGTGGGTGACAGCGCTGGCAGAGGCGCAGACCTCTTTGAGTCAGCAACAGGCGAGAACATCGGTGGCATGATCATCGGTGGCTTAATCAGCATCGCCACAGGCAACCTGATTTTCCTGTTCTTCCCACTGATTGCACGCGCCTTGGGTATCTTCGCGACATTTGTCGGTATGCCCTTTGTCAAACTAAACGAAAAAGAAGCAAAGCAGCCAATGAAAGCCCTACGCAAAGGTATGTTGGTTACAACTGTTGTTGCAGGTATACTGTTCTTTATTGCAACAGTATTTTTGTTGGGTAACATGAACCTGTTCTACTGTTTACTTGCAGGTCTAGCAGCTTCAGTAGCAATTGACTACATCACAGACTACTATACAGGACGCGACCGTGGGCCAGTCGTAAAGATTGCCCGCGCAAGCGAAACAGGCAGTGCAACCAACATCATCACAGGCTTTGCAGTCGGATTAGAAACCACTGCTCTACCAGTAGTCTCACTAGTTATCGCGTTGATAACTTCATACTGGTTTGGAACACAATTCGGTATGGAAATCGGCATCGATCCCTTCATAGGTGGAATCTACGGAACAACCCTTGCAACAATGGGTATGCTCGCAGTTATGGGCATGGTCTTAGCCCTTGACGGCTTCGGACCAATTGCCGACAACGCAGCAGGCATCGCAGAGATGTCAGGTGAAGGCGGCGCAGAAGAAACCATGGAAGCCCTTGACGCAGTGGGTAACACAACTAAAGCCCTAACCAAAGGCTTTGCGTTGGGTTCAGCCTTACTTGCAGCACAACTGCTATTCCAAACATATATTGAAGAAGTCGTAGCAGCGGTTGAAAATGGTACATTGTCACCTAATGCAATCCCTGGAATAGACCTTTCCAATCCTGTATTGGCGATAGATATTTCAAATCCTGCAGTGCTCGTCGCAGGTTTCATCGGTGCAATGATACCCTTCTTCTTCAGCAGCCAAGCCATCAGTGCAGTAGGCAAAGCAGCAGCCGAAATGGTCGCAGAAGTCAGACGGCAATTCAAAGAAATACCCGGTATCATGGAAGGCACAGGCAAACCAGACTATGGCAAAGCAGTAGACATCAGCACAAAATCCGCGCTTAAAGGCATGGTGCTCCCAGGAATAATCGTCGTGGTAGTTCCATTAATCGTTGGTATCCTGATGGGTCCAGCAGCAATCGGTGCACTAGTTATAGGCGCAACACTCTCAGCGGTTCCACTGGCTCTATTCATGAACACTGGTGGTGGCGCATGGGACAACGCTAAGAAACACATTGAAGCAGGTAACTTCGGTGGCAAAAACAGTCCAGCTCACCAAGCAGCAGTCGTCGGCGACACAGTCGGTGACCCACTCAAAGACACAGCAGGACCAAGCCTACACGTGCTCATTAAGCTCCTTAGCACACTTAGCATCGTGTTCATCCCGCTGTTCTGGAACCTGCTACAGCTGATATAA
- a CDS encoding DUF996 domain-containing protein, with protein sequence MSFESAKKYGYISSLLTVIFPVIALAVLLVVILPLSLTISIFSPDTAITTMVGILLTALIISLASVCAITFLFLSAMYRLSKHYNEPTLFMYPIYALIIGIAGAICTVIFQLLLYPIYSYTTFTALTTYPNTMLYSIFSIGINLLISISSGYLYMRTFNKLAEKSGVDNFKTAGLLYIIGAVLTIALVGGLIIWISWIFVTLGFRKLTPTPQTTAAPTTTVTGVPMGQNLYCPQCGTENPQYAIYCQSCGKQLK encoded by the coding sequence ATGTCATTTGAGTCCGCAAAGAAGTATGGGTACATTTCAAGTTTGTTAACAGTGATTTTTCCCGTAATTGCCCTCGCGGTTCTATTAGTGGTTATTTTGCCTTTAAGTTTGACTATATCAATTTTTAGCCCTGATACTGCGATTACGACTATGGTTGGAATCCTATTAACTGCATTAATTATCAGCTTAGCCAGTGTCTGCGCAATAACCTTTTTATTCCTATCAGCAATGTACCGGTTATCCAAACATTACAATGAACCAACTCTGTTCATGTATCCAATATACGCCTTAATCATTGGAATTGCAGGAGCAATCTGTACCGTTATATTCCAATTACTATTATATCCCATTTACTCGTACACAACTTTCACAGCATTAACAACTTACCCAAACACGATGCTTTACTCGATTTTTTCAATAGGAATAAACCTGTTAATCTCCATAAGTTCAGGTTACCTTTACATGCGTACCTTCAACAAACTCGCCGAAAAATCAGGCGTTGACAACTTCAAAACTGCAGGTTTACTCTACATTATCGGCGCAGTACTAACCATTGCTCTTGTTGGTGGTCTAATAATTTGGATTAGCTGGATTTTTGTAACTCTGGGATTCCGAAAACTCACACCTACGCCCCAAACAACAGCAGCCCCCACAACAACAGTGACAGGAGTTCCAATGGGACAAAACCTTTACTGCCCACAATGCGGCACAGAAAATCCCCAATACGCCATATACTGCCAATCATGCGGCAAACAACTAAAATAA
- a CDS encoding HD domain-containing protein has product MSVPFTFNIPYRNNPKLKAIMEKVREDKKLQMYWKCANVMAIERMGYTDHGPTHVKIVSNLALKLLRILVEKNRITPSIVENYAGYGMKTEDAEVVVVLGSIFHDLGMIVQRNNHEKYSATLALEFLERCLNPTYNEEERAIITSEVLHSIVCHEEPKFGEAPNKILTKEAGLVGIADALDMEAGRARIPFNAGKVDIHAVSALSIEKVVVEAVEDSSKPIVIKIEMSNSAGVFQIDELLKPRIARSGLQQYFHVIAEITGEKENRIIEKFEI; this is encoded by the coding sequence ATGTCAGTCCCATTCACTTTCAACATTCCCTACCGAAACAACCCCAAACTCAAAGCCATAATGGAAAAAGTCAGAGAAGACAAAAAATTACAGATGTACTGGAAATGCGCTAACGTCATGGCAATCGAACGCATGGGCTACACTGATCATGGACCAACCCACGTAAAAATCGTCTCCAATCTCGCCCTAAAACTGCTACGGATACTGGTTGAAAAAAACCGTATTACCCCAAGCATCGTAGAAAACTACGCCGGCTACGGCATGAAAACTGAGGACGCTGAGGTTGTGGTGGTTTTAGGCTCAATTTTTCATGATTTAGGCATGATAGTGCAACGCAATAACCACGAAAAATACAGCGCAACTCTCGCACTGGAGTTTCTGGAACGCTGCCTCAACCCAACCTACAATGAAGAAGAACGCGCCATAATCACCTCTGAAGTTCTCCACTCCATCGTTTGCCACGAAGAACCCAAATTCGGAGAAGCACCAAACAAAATCCTAACAAAAGAAGCGGGACTCGTGGGGATTGCGGATGCTTTGGATATGGAAGCTGGTAGGGCACGGATTCCTTTTAACGCGGGCAAAGTTGATATTCACGCTGTTTCTGCGCTCTCTATTGAGAAGGTTGTAGTTGAAGCTGTAGAGGATAGTAGTAAGCCGATTGTTATAAAAATTGAAATGTCCAATTCTGCAGGTGTATTCCAAATTGATGAACTCTTAAAACCCCGTATAGCACGCTCAGGACTTCAACAGTACTTCCACGTCATCGCAGAAATCACAGGTGAAAAAGAAAACCGCATCATAGAAAAATTCGAAATCTAA
- a CDS encoding aspartate ammonia-lyase, giving the protein METRREIDPLGEKQIPKNAYYGIQTFRATENFPVSGIKEPAVFIKSYVQIKKAAAIANQQVGWLKPELAEAIIQACDEVLSGKLLDQFVVDVFQAGAGTSFNMNVNEVLANRALELLGNEKGDYKTVSPNDHVNMGQSTNDTFPTALHVSVLTALQPLLTELDRLADAFNVLGEKYEDVLKAGRTHLQDAVPVTLGQEFSAYGSVIKHAADELGRRQENLYSVALGGTATGTGANTHPDYKRLAIAELAKISGFPLKAASNNFEALQSHRAAQSVSSGLKELALELIRIANDLRLLASGPTTGLNEITLPPVQPGSSIMPGKVNPVMAECLDMVAFQVVACDTAVSLATQAGQMDLNVMTPAIVYNMHFSIQILTNYLPVFRQKCVEGITVDKDCCQNYLEKNPSLATLLAPKIGYLEAAKIAKQAQAEKRSVKEVVLERGLLSCEELDQIFSRKNLLNEK; this is encoded by the coding sequence ATGGAAACCCGCAGAGAAATTGACCCCTTAGGCGAAAAACAAATCCCAAAGAACGCTTACTATGGAATCCAAACTTTTCGGGCAACAGAAAACTTTCCAGTCAGCGGCATAAAAGAACCCGCTGTATTCATCAAATCTTACGTGCAAATCAAAAAAGCCGCTGCAATCGCCAATCAGCAAGTTGGATGGCTTAAACCTGAACTTGCAGAAGCCATAATCCAAGCCTGCGATGAGGTGCTCAGTGGGAAACTGCTGGACCAATTTGTTGTTGATGTTTTTCAGGCGGGTGCAGGAACCAGCTTTAACATGAACGTTAACGAGGTGTTGGCTAATCGGGCTTTGGAATTACTAGGTAATGAAAAGGGTGACTACAAAACCGTCAGCCCAAATGACCATGTGAACATGGGGCAATCAACAAATGACACCTTCCCAACTGCTCTGCACGTATCAGTTCTAACCGCTCTACAGCCCCTGCTCACAGAGCTTGATAGGCTTGCTGATGCCTTCAACGTTTTAGGCGAAAAGTATGAGGATGTTTTGAAGGCAGGACGGACGCATTTACAGGATGCAGTTCCCGTCACTTTGGGGCAGGAGTTCTCTGCTTATGGTTCAGTTATCAAACACGCGGCTGATGAGCTTGGACGTCGTCAAGAGAACCTATACAGCGTCGCGTTAGGCGGTACCGCAACAGGCACAGGCGCCAACACTCACCCTGACTACAAACGGCTCGCAATAGCGGAACTTGCCAAAATCTCAGGCTTTCCTCTCAAGGCAGCAAGCAACAATTTTGAGGCATTGCAAAGTCACCGCGCCGCCCAGTCAGTGTCCAGTGGGCTTAAGGAGTTGGCTTTAGAGCTAATTCGCATCGCAAACGATTTACGCTTGTTGGCTTCTGGTCCAACTACGGGCTTAAACGAGATAACCCTGCCACCCGTTCAGCCAGGAAGCTCAATTATGCCGGGTAAAGTGAATCCTGTAATGGCAGAATGCCTTGATATGGTTGCTTTCCAAGTTGTTGCTTGTGACACTGCGGTTTCACTTGCAACTCAAGCAGGACAAATGGACCTCAACGTGATGACCCCAGCAATCGTCTACAACATGCATTTCAGCATTCAAATCCTCACTAATTACCTGCCTGTTTTCCGACAAAAATGCGTTGAAGGCATAACCGTGGACAAGGACTGCTGTCAAAACTATCTTGAAAAGAATCCGTCGTTAGCGACTCTTTTGGCGCCAAAAATTGGCTATTTAGAAGCTGCAAAAATTGCAAAGCAAGCCCAAGCTGAAAAACGCTCAGTTAAGGAGGTCGTGCTTGAGCGGGGACTGCTGTCTTGCGAGGAGCTGGACCAGATTTTTAGCCGTAAAAACCTGCTAAATGAAAAATAA
- the eif1A gene encoding translation initiation factor eIF-1A, with amino-acid sequence MGKKKVLNEGAISELVYPGQGEVLGVVTKLLGFDRIQVKCQDGADRLCRIRGKMKRRVWIREGDIVIVSPWDFQSDKRGDVVWRYTHAQVDNLRRKGVLTL; translated from the coding sequence TTGGGAAAGAAAAAAGTCTTAAATGAAGGCGCAATAAGCGAACTAGTTTACCCCGGTCAAGGCGAAGTTCTAGGTGTAGTTACCAAACTGTTAGGGTTTGACCGTATTCAAGTTAAATGTCAAGACGGCGCCGACCGATTGTGCCGTATCAGGGGAAAAATGAAACGCCGCGTCTGGATACGCGAAGGCGACATAGTTATCGTGAGTCCATGGGACTTCCAAAGCGATAAACGCGGAGATGTCGTGTGGAGATACACCCACGCACAAGTAGACAACCTAAGACGCAAAGGCGTCCTAACTCTTTAA
- a CDS encoding serine protein kinase RIO, whose amino-acid sequence MSHNARKRLAHRERTVERRDKMLIHNHSDERATVEEVFDQTTRLVVFSLLNSGVLYEVNGVVSSGKEAKVYWGKNKEGTDLAVKIYLTSSAEFKKGMVKYIEGDPRFKNIKKDTRSLFAIWASKEFRNLKEALEAKVPVPKPIAVKSNVVVMEFIGKEGVSAPSFKENPPDDPQRVYKLIITYLKRLYRKAKLVHGDLSEYNMMMWKGKPMIFDMSQSVSVEHPMAEFMLRRDLTNLNRFFKRLDVEVIEVEELYRMIVGK is encoded by the coding sequence ATGTCCCATAATGCCCGAAAACGCTTAGCACACCGAGAACGCACAGTGGAACGCCGCGACAAAATGCTCATCCACAACCACAGTGACGAGCGCGCTACGGTAGAGGAAGTTTTTGACCAAACCACACGCCTAGTCGTTTTCAGTTTACTCAATAGTGGTGTGCTCTACGAGGTTAACGGCGTAGTTAGCTCGGGCAAGGAAGCTAAGGTGTACTGGGGCAAAAACAAGGAAGGCACTGACCTTGCAGTGAAAATTTACTTGACTTCTTCTGCCGAATTTAAGAAGGGCATGGTAAAATACATCGAAGGCGACCCCCGGTTCAAAAACATAAAAAAAGATACACGTTCACTTTTTGCAATTTGGGCGTCTAAGGAGTTTCGTAACCTCAAAGAAGCTTTGGAAGCCAAGGTTCCTGTTCCAAAACCCATCGCGGTAAAAAGCAACGTGGTGGTTATGGAGTTCATTGGCAAAGAAGGCGTGAGTGCACCATCATTTAAAGAAAACCCGCCAGATGACCCCCAAAGAGTCTACAAACTAATAATTACGTATCTTAAACGGTTATATCGGAAGGCAAAGCTTGTTCACGGTGATTTGAGCGAGTATAACATGATGATGTGGAAGGGTAAACCGATGATTTTTGACATGTCCCAGTCCGTATCTGTTGAGCATCCTATGGCGGAGTTTATGTTACGGCGGGATTTAACGAATCTTAACAGGTTCTTTAAAAGGCTTGATGTAGAAGTAATTGAAGTTGAAGAATTGTACAGGATGATTGTTGGAAAATGA
- a CDS encoding KH domain-containing protein, which translates to MMTGRPDAFIRIPRERVGVLIGPDGKVKSHIEENMQVTLEIDTEGEVRLILGEKAADPSVLLRAKDLVTAIGRGFKPEDAFRLIRNEDEIFDLVDLRLTFGRSESDIRRVKSRIIGSDGKTRKLIEELSESSVVVYGHTIGIIGTFEQADTARNAVQMIIDGCQHHTVYKYLQKKRSEFKKQKLEIWEKPESER; encoded by the coding sequence ATGATGACAGGTAGACCAGACGCATTTATACGAATTCCAAGAGAACGCGTCGGCGTTTTGATAGGTCCAGACGGCAAAGTCAAAAGCCACATAGAAGAAAACATGCAAGTAACACTAGAAATAGATACAGAAGGCGAAGTAAGACTCATACTGGGTGAAAAAGCTGCTGACCCATCTGTGCTACTGCGAGCAAAAGACCTTGTAACCGCTATTGGGCGAGGCTTCAAACCCGAAGATGCTTTCCGATTAATCCGCAACGAAGATGAAATCTTTGACTTGGTCGATTTACGCTTGACTTTTGGGCGGTCAGAAAGCGACATACGACGCGTAAAAAGCCGCATAATCGGCTCAGATGGCAAAACCCGCAAACTTATCGAGGAACTCAGCGAATCCAGCGTCGTGGTTTACGGTCACACTATCGGAATCATCGGCACCTTTGAGCAAGCGGACACTGCACGCAATGCAGTTCAGATGATTATTGATGGTTGTCAGCATCACACAGTGTATAAGTACCTGCAAAAGAAGCGCTCTGAGTTTAAGAAGCAGAAGCTGGAGATATGGGAAAAACCTGAAAGTGAAAGATAA